Sequence from the Panicum virgatum strain AP13 chromosome 5N, P.virgatum_v5, whole genome shotgun sequence genome:
CGAATCTACCATACAGACAGATATAAAGACAGATGATACAATCCACAGACTGGGTCTGTCTCTAAAGCTGTTTAATGCTTTGCATATAGGTAGGATCAGCTTGTAAATAATTTTTTGTATACCATTGTGTGGCTAGTTGATAGAAATGTATGGAGCATAAATAAGAGCAACAGGATTACAATATTTTTGAGAAACATCAATAATAATTATATTATGCATAGTTCAAACAACTTTCTTGTCTAATTTCCTTTGTTTCCAGTGTTGCCATATGTGCTCATTGTTGGACAGTGGTCTATTCAAAGGGCTGTTGTAAATAGGTGCACCAGCCATATGAAAGTTGTGTGGCTGATTTCTGAAGTAGCCCATGAATCCACCAGATGGACGTGGATCTTTGTCCCTGCACGAAACATAGATAGTATTTCTGTTTTCAGAAAAGAAATCATAAGCAAACATACAACTGGCAGGCCAAGAGCATGGGACATTTCAACACCTTAATTATTTGGCAAATATGTAATGAATTGGGGCCCGAGGTGCAGAGGTAAATTTGGTTCCAAGACTTGGTCCTAAAGGATAAATACAGATGCAGCCCCAATTCAGAGCAGTAACGCAGAGTTCAGCCCCTCCCATGTTGATTTTTTATTCAGTGTAAACATGACATGAATATGTTAAGTCAGAAGATTGCCCCAAAAATCAAAAGGTCTGATTTCTATAGCTGTAAAAAGTAATTCAATCATCAGGTGTAAAGGTGTACACagcatttatttttttaaaaaatacacaATGCACAATTGCACATGAAGTGCCAGATTGAACATGATTGCTTAAGGTAATCAGCTACCGTGAATGCAGTTTCAGATTTCTGAACAGTCAATTCTGAACACCAAAACTTTGCTAATAAGGGCGCTTCCAATTGCAATTTAACAAAGTTGCAACAACTACATTTGAGCTTTTTCTGCCATCCTTCATGTATCTGTTATCTGAATGCAATTTTCGAGTCATTTAGTTTTTGCAGCACACAAGGCTGCTAAGAAATGCTTTGTTACAAAGCTATCAACATTAGCAGCAGAGTAAAAGAAAGCAACTGAATCGAAGTTTTAACTACGTAGCACAATACCAGCATCAAACATGATCGAGCACACAATAGCAACTTACAATATTGTGGAGTAATAATAACAGAAAAAAGTGCACTGCGAGCTATGTGTTTTGAGTGATTACCATGATCCCGGAGAAGAGGGATCACTGCCGGCCGCATCAAACCAAGCTGGAGACGGTGAAGGAGGGAACGGAAATCCATCCATGGACATCTCAGGCGCACTAAATTGGAGACGAGGAGGGTGCGAGGTGCAGAATGATGAGCGGATTGGGGGAAGTGGTGACCGGATCCTCACGGCAGCGTGCCAGCTCACGTGTGCGGCCTTGCGGtcggggcgccgcggcggcgacgagctgcTGCTCGAGCTCGGCGACGGTGGTTCGCGCGCCCCTGCCGCTTCTTGGCTGCTTCGGCCTCCCGCTGCAGGCggagccgcgcggcggcgcgccagcTCACACCTGCGGCCTTGCGGTCGGTGCGTCGCGGTAGCGACGAGCTGCTGCTCGagctcggcgaggcggcggttcTCGGCGCGGCGGGAGCTGCACACGTGCAGCCGTCGTCAAGGTGGAGCCGCGCGCTGGGAGGAATCGGTGCCGCCAGCTCCGCTCACGAACTTCTCTGCGTGAGGTGCAGATGGATCTGGATTGGGGGAAGTCAGAGCCGGGAGATGGATATGGATTTGGGGGGGTGGAGATGGATTTGACGCGAAAAACTCCCGCGCGCCCAATACTGCTCGATTGTGGCCATCGGACACTGCCCGCGCGGGATCCAAGCGCGTGGTCGTCTCTGGGAGACGAGGCCGTACAAGGGGAGCTGCATCGTCTCCTCCGCCTTGGAGCACGGGACGGGCGTCACCTCGCGAGACGACGGGGAGCTCGTCTCTCGACTGGGCTGGGgggttttctgaaaaaaaatcatcacgGAGACGGGAAAAAGACGCCCGTTGTACGTGCCCTTAGCAGTTAGCAACCAGTCCTCAGATTGCTAAGCCTTCAACATCTTATCGACCCAATCAAGCTAAGCAAGTCTTCAGATTGAGCTAAATCTTCGACATCGTAACATGGCGTACATTGTTTTTCGTAGAAGATATCCTTTTAATGTTCAGGAGACATTGAAAAGAATGAGATCTTGGTATTGATCGCAGAGTTATCGAGCAAATGACTGAAAGAGTCCACAAGATAAGGATTTATGCAAAGCAGTCAACCTCATGCATTTTAAAGATTAACTATTATTTAGGATAaactgaatttttcaaaactatTGCTCCAGGTAATTCAGATATATAACATTTCCACTGTGAAAGCAGCTAGATTTTCAGAATCGTGATAACTGATGTCAGCAGTTTTGGCGGTGAGGTCCTGCATTACAACTGATATCAGCAACTCTGCCACTTTCTCATGGTTTCCATGGCATTTAACGTTCATTGGAAGCAACCGGTCCTATTGATGCAGCAGTAACCGAGTACCAGTGATGGCACAATTTAAGTTGAAGAACTAGTCTTTAGGCAAATTAGTCTGCATATAAATTCTGCATACAACTGTATCACTATCACCTTCACCTATGTAATTCTTTCAGGTTAGATCGGCAAATAACTTCACAATCTGCAGCCTCTGCAGAATTCTCCACTTATACAAGTAGTTTTCCTGTGATTGTCATAAGCCTAACATATCGTATGCAATGCAGCATCAGGGTTAGACCGTTAGAGTTTACTGCAAACGTAAGTTGTGAAAGGCAAAGATTTGACAATCTTCATATATAGTTTCAAAGATCATCGTTAAGGGTATGTAGTATAATCACTGTGCCATGACACAATCTATAATACAGACAATTATCAAAAGTGGAGAGACTACAAATTAAATCCTTCCACCACATGATCAAGTTAGATCACTATAGCCCTACAAGAGGCGATATACGGGAACATACCAAAGAACACCATCCTTCCTCACAGGACATGGTCAAAAGAAGGGTGCGGCTGTGGCATTTATGCAAATAGGCATCCATCTAGCAATGGGAACTCCATTATTTCACTACTAAGCTCTGGATCATCATACCAGTTATTCTGCAGTCCATGTAGCATCATTGCATCATTGCACTGAAATAAATCAATGCCATTGAGTCCAAGTTGATAGCCAGACATGTCATCAGGTAGACAAGCCAAATCAGTGCCGCATAATGTACTCGCCTCTTCATAAATAAGCAAAGGGGCTTGGTTCCTTGCCTGGTCAAAATGACAATCTTTACTGCTGGACAACCCCTCCACACTGGAAAACTTTTGGTCACTGTTAGTTGAAGTAACAACACTGTCACTAAGTTGAGCAGAAACTGAATCAACCGGTGGTAAGGACTTCATACAGCCAAGAAGATTTGGTTTTACATCTGAGAAGTCTCTGAGATCCCCCTCCATACTGCAACTCATCGATACCAACGGTGATGGGGCATATAGATGACCAGGGGTGATTGGGTGCTCTAAGTCTGGTTTGGGCAGGCAAGAATAGTCTCCTAGCAGGTCGCAACGCTCATGATTATGTTTTGGGTACTGCATGAACTGCTTTGGTGGCACACTTCCACTCCAGGACTGACATTCCAAGATCATGGTTTCTGATTGCTTCCTGTCCTGATTCAGTGGCATTCTTTCAAAAGAGAGCACCCCACCTAAAGGTGAAGCACTGGTGACATTCTGAGGATCAATAACATCACTTACTGGGGTTCCACTTTTATCTGGCACCTTCAAGGGCACCACAATCTTCGTGTCCTCCAAATGAGGATCGAGCACGTTGCTTTGAGCTTGGATCTTCTGAGAACTATGCTGAAATCCACTGGCACCATTGCCAGGTTGCTCTTGGAAGGAGTTTCGGAGGTTAAGGTTATCCGATGGTCCCTTGTGACTGAAATCTTGCCTAGCAGCACCCATTATCCTTTCCTCATTCTGCTTTTGCAACCTGCTCAAGTACAGGCGATATTTCTGCATATAAAAACAAATCTATTCTTAGGACCCTCGAGAGTGCAAGCATCAGACGAGGTTAATACTAGAAAATATTGATAAATACCAAGGCTTATAAGGATGTAAAACTTGAATTCTAAGTACCGACTTACATGGTCtatttcaaactttgtttggccTTTAAATGAAATCTCTGTCTATATTTCAGGCTTTAAGGATGAACATACAAATTGCTTGTAACAAAAGGCTTCACTGATTGCATTGTACGTTGAGGATGCAAGTAATGTTGAAAAAAAGTTTTCAGAGCAAGCTGCTAGATTACTAAGTTACAAGAGTTAGCCCATGAATTACACAATTGGAGCTTTTCCATGAAGATGACTAGGCTAAGAGTATGGCATGTTAGAGCTCATCAGCAATCAGCATAGGATCCAGTTTTATATGGAAGAGaacattaaaaaaaaattgttactGTTTGAATATGATAGCTGTCGTACCTGGAGATGGCTGGCTACATTCTCCCTTGTCAGCCCAGGGATATTCATTAGGTCCAGTATTTTCTTTGGCCCAACTTCTGCAAGACAGCAATAATTGCAATTTCGAATTGGCATCATGCAAAATTTATAAATTTAGGAAGGTGAAAATTTATCATTCTTTTTAGAGGACTCACTGTCAAATCCAATTTGGTTCACCGCATTAACGAACTTCTGATGAAGATCAACTGACCAGACAACTCTAGCCTTCTTAACAGTAGCACCATCACTCGAGTCCTGATCTGCGTGGTCCTTATCGACATCTTTTCTCTTCCTCATAGTATCAGAGTCAGCTCTCATAAATAGGCCCCTCTCTTCCAATACTTCACAACCATTTCTAAATATTTGGAGATCGTCACAGCTGTCATTACCTTCAATCTCTTTCACCTCATGCATTTTCTTCCTATACACGTGTTGCCAGATGTTCCTAAGTTCCTTCATTCGAACAGGCTTGAGGAGATAGTCACAAGCACCATGCTGGACACCTTTCATCACCCTACTTGTTTCTCCATCGATGGACATCACTGTGAAAACAGATTGGAGCAATTTGGTATTTTGAGAATAGATACTCAAACAAGTAGAACATGTTGTGATATTTATATGTTCTCTGTAACTTGCGGGAAGACAGATTTTGGTGTTGAATACTGACTTATAACAGGAAGATCCATCTCGAGTCCAATGTGCTCGAGGAGCTTGAAACCATCCATGTCAGGCATGTTGACATCACTTATTACGATGTCAAACTTGTTTCTCCTCTCCCGGAGAATTTGGAGAGCAACACTGGCTAAACCGCATGTGGTGACTGCAGGAAAATAACTTCTTTAGTCTCAGTAAAGGATGATTCTTAATTATAAATCATAAATaaggatgcatgcatgcactatGATTTGGTTGGGAGTGCGATAGGATTACTAATAGCAATAAATAAAGCTTGTAAAAAACAGACCATCCAATACAAGTGATAACTGATAACTAGTAATAGGTCTGCCAAACAGACTAAACTTTTTTGTCCAAATGAAATAAAATTGTCCGTGAAAACCAAATATGCTACGCTTGTTGGGTAAGTTATTGAAAATTTACTTCTTCCAAAGCCAGTTATGGTGCCAtaaaaatatagcaaataaacaGTCTGCACCCTGCAGTACTGTAAAGTAAGAAGATAAGTGCTTTACAGATACACATGCCATTGATCTAAAACAGTGACGAAATAAAGATAACTTCATAGTGAAGCAGGTTTAAAATGCCTTGTTGCTCCATGTTTCGCCATACGAAAGGAAGAAGCTAGGCCGATACTCATAAAGTTGGTGCCGCACGAATTGAGAAACTATATCCAAGGCAGAAATACCTCCTGTCTGAGCAATCACGATTACTTCACGTGCACTAGCATAGGAGCAAAAATAAGCAGATAAAAGAAACCCAAAAGTGGGCAAACCGATGTGTCGTATATCTGTATAAGGAAACTCCTCCAAGAACCTAAGCAACCAATCACCTTAATGAAGAACCTTTATCCCCACCTGAACCTGAACCAACAAGAACTTGGCGAAAGGAGACTACTACTTATCGGAACGTACTCACAGCACATGCGCGGGATGTCAAAGATCATTCACAGCGTAATTTCAACGAACACTAGGCGTGGGTGCGTGAGCGGAGCACGTGATCTACAACCCTTCCCGTTCCCAATCCGACTCATCCATCAGGGTGAAGAACCAGGGAGCTAGTAAAGCAGAGATTCCAACCTTCGTAGGAGCACTTCCTGAGCATCTTCTCGAGGATCTTGATCCAGGTCGGGTCGTCGTCCACGACGAGGACGCGCAGCCCGTAGGGGAACGCGGTGGCGTCGGCCAGGGCCATGGAGCCGCCTACGCCTaggccacctccgcctccggccgccTGCTCTCGCGGCAGTGGGGGGTGAAGTGGGGAGTGGGGGAGCAAGAAGGCAGGGGAGGCCGGGGGGAGCTTTAAAAAGCGGTTAAAAAGGGCGCCGCGGGGAagtggaggcggaggaggccgccgatAAATATTGGCGCCCGTTGGTTAACTAACTTTATTCCCTTCCTCCATTGTGACCGCCGAGACGGTCCGCGTCCCTGTCTCCCTCCCTCGCGTCGTCTCGCCAGGCAAATGGAATCTAAAGTAACAAACGGGGCGGGGGAGGCGTGGGGCCAGCCCGGCGCCGTCGGCTGCAAATCCTGATCCCTGCGATGCCGATCGATTGGCTGGGAGGCGGTGGCTCACGCAGCCAGTAAACTTTTTCGTAGCTGCGCGGTGTGAGTTTTGGTTGACCACCGCACGGCGCCTTCTGTTGCCACGTGCCCTACTTAAGTAGCCTCCGTGTTGCGTCCCGATTTGTTTCGTGGGTGTGCTCGTGCTTGGATAAGTCCTGCGGCTGCGTGTTCCTGCTCTTTTTTCCCTCCTCTTTTTCCTCCGTCTTGCTTTTCGGATTTGTTACCTCCGCTAGTTGTGGTTCCTTTCTTCCCCATTGTTTTCGCCGCTGGCTTCGAGCTTCGCTGTTGTTGGTCCTTTACTTCTCACTACGTAACTTTTGTGCGGTTAGATCTGGTACTTCGTTTGCTTAGGATACTATCTGTCCGCTGCTGCTTTCAATCTgtctctcctcctctctcttaaACAAGCTGCCatcactttttgttttgttcctcCCGCTGCTAGCTTCTGTGCTAAGGCCCATGTATTCCAAAAACTTTTGTTTTATGCGTTCTGCTGCTGAGCTCCATCAATCATTTGCTACTTCTTCCATGCCGCTAGTGTTTGCCCTCCTGCTGCTCAGCCTCGTTTCTCCTCTTTCTGCTGCTTTGATTCTCTAGCTTGGCATTTTGGAATTGTTTTGGCTTCATTTTCCGTGGCTACGAAATCTGCCTTGCCTTGAGACGTGGCTTcctttactatgatttttattAGGACTATATTTTTCCCCACTATTTTGTTTTCTAGATCGAAATTAGATCTGATTTACTTGCATTGGTATATTTTTCTGCAGTTACAACTTTTCATATTTGTTGTTCCCGCGTGCTTCTGCTCGTGCTTAGACAAGGTCTTGTTCGGTTAGATATGGATTCACTCCGGTCCGAAAAATGATAAGCACAATATAAATATAATAAAGGACCGGGATTCTATACAAGTCAAAAACTAATTGCAATAAAATAGACTCATAATAGGTATAACAAGAGATCTGAGATTAGTTCTATACCTCTATACTTATGGATTGATTTCCGGTCTTTTAATATAGCTATCGTAAGTTTAGTGCATTGCAATTAGTTTTTGACCCGAAATGAATCACGGTCTCTTATTATATTTTTAATTGTTTCTATCATTTCCTACCCTTAATGAATCCATATCTAACCGAACAAGCCCTAAAGCTGATGATGGTATATGCGTTTTGTTTTTCTCCGTTTCCTGATTTGTTTGCTCCATGGTCAAGCGCTCTAGTGGGTTGATCGATTCCTATTAGCTATTCGTCTGGATATTTATCATCCAAGTGGATCTTCCACAACACATAGATCGTACTTCTTCCCAAGAAGCTCATAATTTAATAACAAATACAGAACAACTATACCTGCTTATCCTAAAGAAACTCACATTTGCTATATACATTGTTAGCAGttccaaaatatttttattaGAACAATTTTTTACGTATTGTTTACTCGCGCGCATGGGCGCGCGCTAATCACTAGTAACAACTCGGCTCCACGAGCGCAAGTGAGTCGCCACCGGTCTTGTTCGAGTGGAATATGAACTAGCAACTATCAAGTGCTAGGCTTCAGTTTCTTTTCCTGGTTGGGAAAAATGGTTATTTAGAGAGAGTTCAAGAGAAATACTTATATTTGCAGTGGTTAAGTTAGAAGATTGACCCCTCATATTATTGGGCAAGCAATAACGATATTATTGTTGCGATGACAATATGTATCGCAGGATTATCCGAGGATCTTAATTTTGTAGAAATACATATTGATTTTACTAGCCACTATTATTGTTGTGATGACCTCTCATATTGATCTTGTGTACCATCCAGGCCAGACGCGCAAAGTACGAAATTTACTAGCTCATGGTTCAAACTagacataatatatatctagCTAGATGCATAGTGAAAAAATATACatctagaaaaaccaaaacgattaataatttgggatggaggAAGTAATTCGCATCAGATACATCTAGTGCGCTAGCTAAAATCTAATACATGTACCGCGACTAGTGATTCGTACATTTAGCAAACACTGACGGAAGGATACTCTCTAGTGGCAAACTTTGAGGTTTCAGGTCAAAGCTTGCACCTTTGAGCAAAGCACAGGTGCTATTCCGTTTGTTTTCATCTCTTCCTCACCCCTCGACCTCGATGCGTCCATGTCCATCATCCTCCCCCCTGGCCCTGGTGGTGCCTGCCAGTCATGTCAGGCCGAGATGAGAATTTCCCCCGAGAAGCGAAACCTGTCGGTCGGATCGTGGCCACCAGCGGCAAGCCGGCACCACCCCGAATCATTCCTCCATTTGGTAACCTGGAAAGGCCGCGCCGCTCACATCCGACGAGCATGAACTGCTATGCTAGTCCATACCCGGCCGCTGATCGCGTCGTGTGGCcagcgccaccccccccccccccccccccggcgcggCGGAAAAGCGCCGCCCGGCCGACGACGCCCCGGCTGTCCGGCTGTCCCCGGCCGGCGCGTGCGCGCGACCGAGGATTCCAAGCCCGACGTGGAGCCGTACCCGCCGGAGCCTCAGGAATCCTGAACTTGCGCGGTCTCGTAGGCACGCACGGACCACTCACGTGTAGAACGCCGCGCGGCCGGCGACGTCGCTGTTCATCAGTTCCCTCCACCGGGCCGGCAGGCTGCCACGCCACACACTTGCGCGCGCGTCGTCGCACCTCCATGTTAAAGCCCCCCGCCCAGCCGCCCGGCCGCGTTTACCAGAGCCCGGAACGCGACGGCCGGGGGCACCGCGGGCCGTTCGGGGAAAAGGCGACGGGATCGGAGCaccgcggccggccgccggtaCGAACGAACCAGCGAGTCCCACGCTTCCGCGCATGCACTCGGTGCGCGCGGCTCGTACCAATACATACAGGCGCCCGCGGCCGCAGCCGTAGCCGGGGTCGCGCTGCGCGCGGCGAGTGGTGGAGCGGCGGCTTTGCGCCAGaagcccccgcgcgcgcgccgcacaAGCTAAAGGCGGTGCGCACTTGCAACGCACGGGCCAATGCACAAGAGACAGGGCGGTGATCCCCCGCCCGCGGATCGCGCACCCGCCGCACACGTGCCGCGCCGGCCCCggcggtggggggggggggggggtggggaggGGGGCTCGGCGATGCTGCCAGCCGCAGACGCGAGGCCCCGCGGCGGGGCCGGGGTGGGGGAGGAATTGGAATGTGCTTGCTCCATCGCGGGGCCCTGGCCCCGGGGCAGCCGAGCACGAACCAAAAGCTCGGCCGGTGCGCGCCCAACGTGGAAAGGCCGCACCGGGCGCCTAAAATATGTGCGCGGGTGGCCAGTGGGCGAGCCATGCGAATGTTCCTTCGTTCCCGCGAGCACTCGCGTCGTCGCCGGAGCCCaaagccaccgccaccaccacccctccccGCCCGGCTGCCCGTGTTCGCAGGCAgcagctagcggcggcggcagcgacgagTCATTGGGAGAGGCGCGAATCCCATGGCGGCCGGAGCGGGTGGATTCCCTCCGAGTTCCGGTGGCAATAATGCGGCCGGGTGGTTGTACTTGGGGGCGTGCTTGGCATCGGCGTCTGATGAGTGTCGCCGGAAAGCTTGAGGGCTTTAAGCCCCCCTCCTTTTCCAGTGGGTTACGCAGCGCACGGGCGGGCAGGCACGACAAGCTTACTAGTGGGGGAGGCCGCCAATGGCCGCCGGGATTAGTGGAGCGGAGAGGCCACGCAGCGGCGCGGCCCTACAGCCAACACCCCGCCCGGGCGCTTTGCCTTGCTTTGCTTCCTGGCCA
This genomic interval carries:
- the LOC120673715 gene encoding two-component response regulator ORR26-like, which translates into the protein MALADATAFPYGLRVLVVDDDPTWIKILEKMLRKCSYEVTTCGLASVALQILRERRNKFDIVISDVNMPDMDGFKLLEHIGLEMDLPVIMMSIDGETSRVMKGVQHGACDYLLKPVRMKELRNIWQHVYRKKMHEVKEIEGNDSCDDLQIFRNGCEVLEERGLFMRADSDTMRKRKDVDKDHADQDSSDGATVKKARVVWSVDLHQKFVNAVNQIGFDKVGPKKILDLMNIPGLTRENVASHLQKYRLYLSRLQKQNEERIMGAARQDFSHKGPSDNLNLRNSFQEQPGNGASGFQHSSQKIQAQSNVLDPHLEDTKIVVPLKVPDKSGTPVSDVIDPQNVTSASPLGGVLSFERMPLNQDRKQSETMILECQSWSGSVPPKQFMQYPKHNHERCDLLGDYSCLPKPDLEHPITPGHLYAPSPLVSMSCSMEGDLRDFSDVKPNLLGCMKSLPPVDSVSAQLSDSVVTSTNSDQKFSSVEGLSSSKDCHFDQARNQAPLLIYEEASTLCGTDLACLPDDMSGYQLGLNGIDLFQCNDAMMLHGLQNNWYDDPELSSEIMEFPLLDGCLFA